The genomic window GGCAAGCCAAATGCGCGGAGCTTAGGGTCCCCGGCCGAGGTCGGGCAGGATGCCTTCTTCCCACTCCGTCCCGAAACGGCCCGCGCCCGGCGGCATACGGAATATGGCTTGGCCGGGCGGCAGCGCCCCCGCCAGCCGTTCGATCGAAAGGCCGTTCGCCGGGTGGCGCCATTCGGGGGCGATTTCGAGCAGCGGCAGGACGACAAACGCGCGGCCCTCCATCCGGGGATGGGGCAAGCGCGGGTCTTCGGCATCGTTGGAAACCCGGCCGTGGTAATCGAGCACGTCAAGATCGAGGGTACGGTCGGCATTGGCGTTACCCGTGCGGGTGCGACCGAAAGCGCGTTCGATTTTGAGCAGAAGCGCGAGAAGCCGCGCCGGATCGAGCTCGGTTTCAATCGCGACCACGGCATTGACAAACCACGGCTGGTCGGATGCCGGCACCGGCGCCGAGTTCCACCAGGAGGAACAAGCGGCAATTTTCACTCCCGCCCGCTCGAGCGCGACCAAAGCGGCGCCGCATGTCGCGCGCGGCGGCCCGAACGCGGACGGCAGGTTGGCGCCGATGCCCAGTAAGATCACGCCATAATCTCCGGCAATGACGGCGATTCCGACGTAATTCCTTCCCTTGCCATCGAGGTTCGGACCCTTCAATCTAGCGGAGCGTCCGCGCGATTAAGGGCGCGCCCGTCGGTCGCACGGCGGGATGGCTGATAGCTCGTAACCATTGAACCCAAGGGAATAAACGTCATGATCTTCTATCCGCAGGAAAAAATTGCCCTTTTCATCGACGGCTCGAACCTGTACGCGGCGGCGCGCGGTCTCGGCTTCGACATCGATTACCGCAAGTTGCTCGACTACTTCGCCGCCAAAGGCCATTTGGTCCGCGCGTTCTACTATACCGCGTTGGTCGAGGACCAGGAGTATTCCCCGATTCGGCCCCTGGTCGATTGGCTCGACTACAACGGCTACACCATGGTTACCAAGCCGACTAAGGAATTCACCGATTCCCAGGGGCGGCGCAAGATCAAGGGCAACATGGACGTCGAACTGGCCATCGATGTGCTCGAAATGGCCCAGCACCTCGACCACGTGGTCCTGTTTTCCGGCGACGGCGACTTCCGCCGGCTGGTCGAGGCGGTGCAACGCAAGGGCGTGCGCGTGACGGTGGTCAGCACCATTCGCTCGCAGCCGCCGATGGTTGCCGATGAATTGCGCCGTCAGGCCGACACGTTCCTCGAGCTGCAGGAATTGCAGTCGCACATTGCCCGCGCCTCCCGCCCCGGCGTCGCCGGTGTCGAAAGCCCGCGCGAACACCGCGAACCGCGTGAGCGCTCGGCGCCCTCGGGCCTGACCCCGGCCAACGCCGTCGATCTTTGACGCCGCCGC from Rhodospirillales bacterium includes these protein-coding regions:
- the folK gene encoding 2-amino-4-hydroxy-6-hydroxymethyldihydropteridine diphosphokinase, yielding MILLGIGANLPSAFGPPRATCGAALVALERAGVKIAACSSWWNSAPVPASDQPWFVNAVVAIETELDPARLLALLLKIERAFGRTRTGNANADRTLDLDVLDYHGRVSNDAEDPRLPHPRMEGRAFVVLPLLEIAPEWRHPANGLSIERLAGALPPGQAIFRMPPGAGRFGTEWEEGILPDLGRGP
- a CDS encoding NYN domain-containing protein — encoded protein: MIFYPQEKIALFIDGSNLYAAARGLGFDIDYRKLLDYFAAKGHLVRAFYYTALVEDQEYSPIRPLVDWLDYNGYTMVTKPTKEFTDSQGRRKIKGNMDVELAIDVLEMAQHLDHVVLFSGDGDFRRLVEAVQRKGVRVTVVSTIRSQPPMVADELRRQADTFLELQELQSHIARASRPGVAGVESPREHREPRERSAPSGLTPANAVDL